A single Megachile rotundata isolate GNS110a chromosome 9, iyMegRotu1, whole genome shotgun sequence DNA region contains:
- the LOC100883187 gene encoding mitochondrial import inner membrane translocase subunit TIM50-C, with product MALAIKSLRHLYKVYNGSRASVYSALRVPIVRISVAQTTQRHYYNTETHRPKITGSLTNIQSAGGTVQSLTQDGLDSRKIDEEQKEEAEEKERREQSQRLLKYSFTFLGVFTTVGLSYIIYNLTRSKYDEHGNIIEDEFSNLPFYERIYKMLRREFTYYSKMVQEPSRDKLLPDPLKYPYIQPPYTLVLELTDVLVHPDWTYETGWRFKKRPGVDQFLEAVAPPQFEIVVYTAEQGMTVFPILDILDPNGYIMYRLVRDTTRFVDGHHVKDLDALNRDLRKVIVVDWNAQSTKFHPENTLKLPQWTGNDDDTTMYDLAAFLKTILATNVEDVREVLDYYRQFDNPLQVFRENQRKLLMQMEEEESKAQQESTKALTSKWKPSFR from the exons ATGGCGCTTGCAATAAAAAGTTTGCGGCACTTATATAAAGTATACAATGGAAGTAGAGCAAGTGTATATTCGGCACTTCGCGTGCCGATCGTTCGAATATCAGTTGCTCAAACGACACAAAGGCATTATTATAACACTGAGA CGCATAGACCAAAAATAACAGGTAGTTTAACAAATATACAATCTGCTGGAGGAACTGTACAATCTCTAACACAAGATGGATTAGATAGTAGAAAAATAGACGAAGAACAAAAGGAAGAAgcagaagagaaagaaagacgAGAGCAATCACAAAGGCTACTTAAAtatagttttacatttttgggAGTATTCACCACTGTCGGATTGtcctatataatatataatttaacaaggTCCAAATACGATGAACATGGAAATATTATTGaagatgaattttcaaatttaccgtTCTatgaaagaatttataaaatgctCAGAAGAgaatttacttattactctaag ATGGTTCAAGAACCTAGTAGAGATAAGTTACTTCCAGATCCCCTCAAGTATCCTTACATTCAGCCACCATACACTTTGGTATTAGAATTAACAGATGTACTTGTGCATCCTGATTGGACA TATGAAACTGGTTGGAGGTTTAAGAAACGACCTGGAGTGGACCAGTTTCTAGAAGCAGTAGCTCCACCACAATTTGAAATTGTTGTATATACAGCAGAGCAAGGAATG actgTTTTCCCTATTTTGGATATCTTAGATCCTAATGGATATATCATGTACAGATTAGTGAGAGATACAACACGTTTTGTAGATGGTCATCACGTTAAAGATTTAGATGCTCTTAACCGTGATCTCAGAAAA GTGATAGTAGTTGACTGGAATGCGCAAAGTACAAAATTTCACCCTGAAAATACGTTAAAATTACCCCAGTGGACTGGAAATGACGATGATACAACAATGTATGATTTAGCTGCATTCCTAAAAA ctATATTAGCAACGAACGTTGAAGATGTACGAGAAGTTCTCGACTATTATAGGCAATTCGATAATCCATTACAAGTTTTTAGAGAAAATCAACGAAAATTATTG ATGCAaatggaagaagaagaaagtaaAGCACAACAAGAGAGTACTAAAGCTCTTACGTCGAAGTGGAAACCATCTTTCCGCTAA